One Xyrauchen texanus isolate HMW12.3.18 chromosome 2, RBS_HiC_50CHRs, whole genome shotgun sequence genomic window carries:
- the ccnb2 gene encoding G2/mitotic-specific cyclin-B2, producing MEMHALRNADNPAFIGGKAGPVNGGARRAVFCELSNFAHKPAPTKKVKTVLPVKPNVQPAVVQTKRAQVRQEVSYPAPALPPAQADVSMKEEELCQAFSNTLFPVEDIDENDADMPQLCSEYVKDIYVYLLRLEAQQSIRPRYMHGYDINGRMRALLVDWLIQVHSRFQLLQETLYMTVAILDRFLQVQPVTRKKLQLVGVTAMLIACKYEERHVPMIGDFAYIADDAFTKAQIREMEMLILSELKFELGRPLPLHFLRRASKAGYADAEKHTLAKYFLELTLLDYDMVHYHPSETAAAALCLSQLVLDGQKWSSTQQHYSTYDETHLKPIMQHIAKNVVNVNEGLSKHVTVKKKYSSSKLMKISVLPQLKSSLIKDLAACLLSSS from the exons ATGGAAATGCACGCTTTG CGCAATGCAGACAACCCTGCTTTCATCGGTGGCAAAGCCGGGCCTGTAAACGGTGGAGCGAGAAGGGCAGTGTTTTGTGAACTGTCCAACTTCGCTCACAAACCTGCTCCGACCAAG AAAGTTAAAACTGTGCTACCTGTAAAACCAAATGTCCAGCCAGCTGTGGTCCAAACCAAGCGAGCCCAGGTAAGGCAGGAAGTATCTTACCCTGCTCCAGCTTTACCTCCAGCTCAAGCTGATGTCAGCATGAAGGAAGAGGAACTGTGTCAAGCCTTTTCCAACACCCTCTTTCCAGTCGAAGATATTGATGAAAATGATGCTGACATGCCTCAGTTGTGTTCTGAATATGTAAAGGACATCTACGTGTATCTGCTACGCCTTGAG GCTCAGCAGTCAATCCGTCCCCGTTATATGCATGGTTATGACATCAATGGGCGAATGCGTGCACTTCTGGTTGATTGGCTGATTCAAGTGCACTCAAGATTTCAGCTACTGCAGGAAACCCTATACATGACTGTTGCCATCCTTGATCGTTTTCTCCAG GTTCAACCAGTGACCCGCAAGAAGCTCCAGCTAGTGGGGGTTACTGCGATGCTGATTGCTTGTAAATATGAGGAAAGGCATGTGCCAATGATTGGGGACTTTGCCTACATTGCTGATGATGCCTTCACAAAAGCCCAGATTCGAGAGATGGAGATGTTGATTCTAAGTGAGCTGAAGTTTGAATTGGGGCGACCTCTACCCCTGCACTTTCTACGGAGGGCTTCAAAAGCCGGATAT GCTGATGCTGAGAAACACACTCTTGCAAAATATTTTCTGGAGCTGACGCTGCTTGACTATGACATGGTTCACTATCATCCTTCTGAGACTgcagctgctgctctctgcctctctcaaCTTGTGCTTGATGGGCAAAAATGG TCATCAACCCAACAACACTACTCTACATATGATGAGACCCACTTGAAGCCGATCATGCAGCACATTGCCAAAAATGTTGTTAATGTCAACGAGGGACTCTCAAAGCATGtg ACTGTGAAGAAAAAGTATTCAAGCAGTAAGCTAATGAAGATCAGTGTCCTTCCCCAGTTGAAGTCTTCACTTATAAAGGATCTGGCAGCATGTTTGCTTTCCAGCtcttga